One genomic segment of Cygnus olor isolate bCygOlo1 chromosome 20, bCygOlo1.pri.v2, whole genome shotgun sequence includes these proteins:
- the SMG8 gene encoding protein SMG8 encodes MPLPGPVSLRELLLAAAAGAEGSGGAAAAGPGPGPSPSSPGEEEVCVVGIFGKTALQLCSEKAALVSTVCDRQVFPLFEPADPEEAGDAAGPEGEPAAKDYNQLQAYYSQESRVLYLVLTSICDTPQLLKACGDLAAAESRESAAGGPGPLPHAEAHEFWKHQEKLHCLSLLYLFSVCHILLLVHPTCSFDITYDRVFRALDGLRQKVLPSLKAAIKDCPVGKEWKLNCRPCPPRLLFLFQLNGALKVDPLPSRGQDPCGHLEKPPPKKHSPKRRLQHALEDQIYRIFRKSRVLTNQSINCLFTVPANQAFVYIVAGGAQDGEDPVAMLLDQLRSNCTMRETDSLLAPTLSGPRRYQMMRHGRQQLSFYAESSSSSSSSSGQLVDCTLKEFLWQHVELVLSKKGFDDSVGRNPQPSHFELPTYQKWVAAALKLYEVTIEGKDDDPTSLTGELSSKIMGSIKVLEGYLDIDTKFSENRCQKALPMAHSAYQSNLPHNYTMTVHKNQLAQALRVYSQHARGPAFHKYAMQLNEDCYKFWSNGHQLCEERSLTDQHCVHKFHLLPKAGEKPEADRNPPILYHNSRARSTGACNCGRKQAPRDDPFDIKAANYDFYQLLEEKCCGKLEHINFPVFQPSTPDPAPARDESSPAPPEGEIEKLKEKEPQTQGESTGLSLALSLGQSTGSLGTYPPDAQGGGDNAESHGQSGDSKSEKRPSLVDRQASTVEYLPGMLHSNCPKGLLPKFSSWSLVKLGPAKAYNFHTGLDQQGFIPGTNYLMPWDIVIRTRTEDEGDLDTNSWPAPNKAVPAKRSAVVMGRGRRRDDIARAFVGFEYEDARGRRFMCSGPDKVMKVMGGGPKESAIKALNSDMPLYILSSTQGRGLKPHYAQFMRLFVVVPDAPLQITLTPQVQPGPPPCPVFYPEKQEITLPADGLWVLRFPYAYVTERGPCFPPKESQQLMSYKVLRGILKAITQ; translated from the exons ATGCCGCTGCCGGGGCCGGTGAGCCtgcgggagctgctgctggcggccGCGGCCGGCGCcgaggggagcggcggggcggcggctgcggggccgggtCCGGGGCCGTCCCCTTCGTCCCCCGGCGAGGAGGAGGTGTGCGTGGTGGGCATCTTCGGGAAGACGGCGCTGCAGCTGTGCTCCGAGAAGGCGGCCCTGGTGAGCACCGTGTGCGACCGGCAGGTCTTCCCCCTCTTCGAGCCGGCCGACCCCGAGGAGGCTGGAGATGCCGCGGGGCCGGAGGGCGAGCCGGCGGCCAAGGACTACAACCAGCTGCAGGCGTACTACAGCCAGGAGAGCAGGGTGCTCTACCTGGTGCTCACCTCCATCTGCGACACGCCGCAGCTGCTGAAGGCCTGCGGGGACCTGGcggctgcagagagcagggagagcGCGGCCGGAGGACCCGGGCCGCTGCCCCACGCCGAGGCTCACGAGTTCTGGAAGCACCAGGAGAAGCTGCACTGCCTGAGCCTCCTCTACCTCTTCTCCGTCTGCCAtatcctgctgctggtgcaccCCACCTGCTCCTTCGACATCACCTACGACCGCGTCTTCAGGGCGCTGGACGGGCTGCGGCAGAAGGTGCTGCCCTCCCTGAAGGCTGCCATCAAGGACTGCCCGGTCGGCAAGGAGTGGAAGCTGAACTGCAGGCCCTGCCCGCCgcgcctcctcttcctcttccagctcAACGGGGCGCTGAAGGTGGATCCCCTCCCAAGCAGGGGCCAGGACCCCTGCGGCCACCTGGAAAAGCCGCCCCCCAAAAAGCACTCCCCCAAGAGGAGGTTGCAGCACGCCCTGGAGGACCAGATCTACCGCATCTTCCGCAAGAGCAGGGTGCTGACCAACCAGAGCATCAACTGCCTCTTCACCGTGCCCGCCAACCAGGCCTTCGTGTACATCGTGGCTGGCGGGGCCCAGGATGGCGAGGACCCCGTGGCCATGCTGCTCGATCAGCTCAGGAGCAACTGCACCATGAGGGAGACGGACTCGCTGCTGGCTCCCACCCTGTCGGGACCCAGGAGGTATCAGATGATGCGCCacggcaggcagcagctgtccTTCTacgcagagagcagcagcagcagctccagctcctctgggcagctgGTGGACTGCACCCTCAAGGAGTTCTTGTGGCAGCACGTGGAGCTGGTGCTCAGCAAGAAGGGCTTTGACGACAGCGTGGGGAGGAACCCGCAGCCCTCTCACTTTGAGCTCCCAACCTACCAGAAGTGGGTCGCCGCGGCTTTAAAGCTGTACGAAGTGACCATCGAAGGCAAAGACGATGACCCGACTTCTCTCACTGGGGAACTGAGCTCCAAAATCATGGGCAGCATCAAAGTCTTGGAAGGCTATTTAGATATAGACACCAAATTCTCTGAAAACCGTTGCCAGAAAGCCCTCCCCATGGCCCACAGCGCCTATCAGTCCAACCTGCCCCACAATTACACCATGACGGTCCATAAGAATCAGCTGGCGCAGGCCCTGCGTGTGTACAGCCAGCATGCGCGCGGCCCGGCCTTCCACAAGTACGCCATGCAGCTCAACGAGGACTGTTACAAGTTCTGGAGCAACGGGCATCAGCTGTGTGAGGAGCGCAGCTTAACTGACCAGCACTGCGTGCACAAGTTTCACCTGCTCCCGAAAGCAG GTGAGAAGccagaagcagacagaaatCCTCCAATCCTGTACCACAACAGCCGGGCTCGTTCCACTGGTGCCTGTAACTGTGGAAGGAAACAAGCTCCTCGGGACGACCCCTTTGATATCAAGGCAGCAAATTATGACTTTTACCAG ctgctggaagaaaaatgctgtgggaaactGGAGCACATcaattttcctgtgtttcagccAAGCACACCTGATCCGGCACCTGCTAGGGACGAGTCATCGCCTGCCCCTCCGGAAGGCGAGAttgagaaactaaaagaaaaagaacctcAGACTCAGGGAGAAAGCACAGGTCTGAGCTTGGCCCTCAGCCTGGGTCAGTCGACGGGCAGCTTGGGCACTTACCCGCCTGACGCCCAGGGTGGAGGGGACAATGCCGAAAGTCACGGGCAGAGTGGGGACTCCAAAAGTGAGAAAAGGCCGAGCCTGGTAGATCGTCAGGCATCCACTGTCGAGTACCTCCCTGGGATGCTCCATTCTAACTGCCCCAAGGGCCTCTTGCCCAAATTCTCCAGTTGGTCACTGGTTAAGCTGGGGCCTGCTAAGGCTTATAACTTCCACACGGGCCTAGACCAACAAGGCTTTATCCCGGGAACAAACTATTTAATGCCTTGGGACATTGTCATCAGGACAAGAACTGAAGATGAAGGAGATTTAGATACCAATTCTTGGCCTGCACCTAACAAGGCCGTTCCCGCAAAGAGAAGCGCAGTTGTGATGGGAAGAGGGAGACGGAGAGATGACATCGCTCGAGCTTTCGTAGGATTTGAATATGAAGATGCACGTGGTAGGAGGTTCATGTGTTCAGGACCCGATAAGGTCATGAAAGTGATGGGCGGAGGGCCAAAGGAATCCGCCATCAAAGCCCTCAATTCTGACATGCCGCTGTACATCCTGTCGTCGACTCAGGGGCGAGGGCTCAAGCCACATTACGCTCAGTTCATGAGACTCTTTGTGGTGGTTCCGGATGCTCCACTGCAAATAACATTGACGCCTCAG gttcAGCCAGGGCCACCACCTTGCCCTGTATTTTACCctgagaaacaggaaataacCCTTCCAGCTGATGGACTCTGGGTGCTTAGATTTCCTTATGCGTATGTGACAGAACGTGGACCCTGCTTTCCTCCAAAAGAAAGCCAACAATTAATGAGTTACAAAGTTCTTCGAGGAATACTGAAAGCGATTACACAGTAA
- the PRR11 gene encoding proline-rich protein 11 produces MAKYKRRRKARARAKCRLTGKGGAAKPPGSGCAAPQSAGDLPLDPSSVPSHPSSRWSIALPSVKNMVKPLTTTVSFLYCWCQNTVAQSFKVVKETIFPSQIYLRELNTFREQLENLETEFSRLQGMLQTNGVVTSSSENSICQKCNKTMLGAPVQTQTGPLSSMCTPPAVQLQPVSAPPPPPPPPPPPLPPPKLPPAPLLLKRGNGSKALLEPTQKKDVPMQITLKDLLNVKLKKTESNLRTDKAGSPVKTRRALITVSDLQSISLRSKSKPSAHITNSLTSTPPKNQLDLRKHLKKVNIQRSPGGTPLNNKENIECGTGLTPIMTQALRRKFQMAHPKSPSPARLSAASSFDEQK; encoded by the exons ATGGCCAAGTACAAACGTCGACGGAAAGCCAGAGCCAGAGCGAAATGTCGCCTGACGGGGAAAGGAGGTGCTGCCAAACCCCCCGGCTCGGGCTGTGCCGCGCCGCA GTCAGCAGGTGATCTTCCACTGGACCCATCCTCTGTCCCAAGCCATCCATCCTCACGCTGGTCAATAGCCTTGCCCAGTGTAAAAAACATGGTAAAACCTCTTACAACAACGGTGTCATTTCTGTATTGCTGGTGCCAGAACACTGTTGCACAG AGTTTTAAGGTGGttaaagaaacaatatttcCATCACAAATCTACTTAAGGGAGCTAAACACATTCAGAGAGCAGCTGGAAAACTTGGAAACTGAATTTTCCAGACTACAGGGAATGCTCCAG ACGAATGGAGTTGTGacttcatcttcagaaaattctATTTGTCAAAAGTGCAATAAAACAATGCTGGGTGCTCCTGTACAAACGCAGACGGGCCCGCTGTCATCCATGTGCACGCCTCCTGCAGTacagctgcagcctgtgtcTGCAccccctccacctcctcctcctccaccaccaccactgcctCCACCAAAACTGCCTCCAGCACCTCTCCTCCTCAAACGGGGCAACGGCTCTAAAGCACTTCTG gagCCAACACAAAAAAAGGATGTGCCAATGCAGATCACTCTCAAAGATCTCCTGAATGTAAAACTTAAGAAGACGGAGAGCAACCTGAGAACGGACAAG GCAGGATCACCAGTGAAGACACGCAGGGCGTTAATTACAGTCTCAGATTTACAAAGTATTAGTCTGAGATCTAAATCCAAGCCATCAGCTCACATTACAAACTCCTTAAC tagtaCCCCACCTAAAAATCAGTTAGATCTTCGAAAACATCTTAAGAAGGTCAATATACAAAG AAGTCCGGGTGGCACTCCACtaaacaataaagaaaacattgagtGTGGGACCGGGTTGACACCAATAATGACACAGGCACTACGGCGCAAATTTCAG ATGGCTCATCCAAAAAGTCCTTCACCAGCCCGGTTGAGTGCTGCAAGCAGCTTTGATGAACAGAAGTAG